From a single Thalassospira sp. ER-Se-21-Dark genomic region:
- a CDS encoding DUF6867 family protein has product MEAITGTSIGVTIGMTIILMGFCGFMTGQAIANTWRPAWQLVPYALLLGCVDRFMVFALFEGELLSLSGYIFDTVILFAITFAAFRLTQVNKMLSQYPWLYERVGPFAYRAREGADVR; this is encoded by the coding sequence ATGGAAGCGATTACGGGTACCAGCATTGGTGTCACAATCGGAATGACCATCATCCTGATGGGGTTCTGCGGTTTTATGACCGGTCAGGCCATCGCAAACACCTGGCGTCCGGCCTGGCAGCTTGTGCCTTATGCACTGCTGCTTGGCTGCGTTGACCGTTTCATGGTTTTTGCCCTGTTTGAAGGTGAGCTTCTTTCACTTTCCGGCTACATTTTTGATACGGTAATCCTGTTTGCAATCACCTTCGCGGCGTTCCGCCTGACGCAGGTGAACAAGATGCTGTCGCAATATCCGTGGCTGTATGAACGGGTTGGTCCGTTTGCGTATCGCGCCCGGGAAGGTGCTGATGTTCGCTGA
- a CDS encoding ABC transporter ATP-binding protein has protein sequence MLKIEGVHTFYGNIEALKGIDMEVNEGEIVTLIGANGAGKTTLLMTCCGSPQASKGRILFEGQDISRMPMHEICQLGIQQSPEGRRIFPRMSVYENLQMGAITQDPKYFNSDIEMVFDLFPRLKERINQRAGTMSGGEQQMLAIGRALMGRPRLLLLDEPSLGLAPLIVKQIFETVEKINREKKMTVFLVEQNAFHALKLAHRGYVMVNGNITLSGTGAELLANPEVRAAYLEGGH, from the coding sequence ATGCTTAAAATCGAAGGTGTTCATACCTTCTATGGCAATATCGAAGCCCTCAAGGGCATTGATATGGAAGTCAATGAAGGTGAAATCGTCACCCTGATCGGTGCCAACGGTGCCGGCAAAACCACGTTGCTTATGACCTGCTGCGGTTCGCCGCAGGCCAGCAAGGGGCGCATTCTGTTTGAAGGCCAGGATATCAGTCGCATGCCAATGCATGAGATCTGCCAGCTTGGTATTCAGCAGTCCCCGGAAGGGCGTCGTATTTTCCCGCGCATGTCGGTTTATGAAAACCTTCAGATGGGCGCAATCACCCAGGATCCGAAATATTTCAATTCGGATATCGAAATGGTGTTTGATTTGTTCCCGCGTCTGAAGGAACGCATCAACCAGCGTGCCGGTACGATGTCTGGTGGTGAACAGCAGATGTTGGCGATTGGCCGTGCGCTTATGGGCCGTCCGCGTCTTCTTCTGCTTGATGAGCCGTCACTTGGTCTGGCGCCACTGATCGTGAAGCAGATTTTCGAAACGGTTGAGAAGATTAACCGCGAGAAAAAGATGACAGTCTTCCTCGTTGAGCAGAACGCATTCCATGCGCTCAAACTGGCTCATCGTGGATATGTGATGGTCAATGGCAATATCACGCTCTCGGGGACGGGTGCGGAACTTCTGGCAAACCCGGAAGTCCGCGCAGCCTACCTCGAGGGTGGCCACTAG
- a CDS encoding ABC transporter ATP-binding protein has translation MTDNKLLEVEHLTMRFGGLVAIDDLSFNANKREITAIIGPNGAGKTTVFNCLTGFYVPTEGRLTLHADDGPRLLERTEGFRIPRNKGVARTFQNIRLFTGMTVLENLIVAQHNRLMEASAFSLAGLFNLGKYAKAEKEAVEKAEFWLEKVGLYAQADWNAGNLPYGSQRRLEIARAMCTDPSLLCLDEPAAGLNPRESAELNVLLQSIRDDQGVGCLLIEHDMSVVMQISDHVIVLDYGKKIADGNPEAVKNDPAVIRAYLGEEEDDELPPEVAADLHLDPKAQ, from the coding sequence ATGACCGACAACAAACTGCTTGAAGTCGAACATCTGACCATGCGTTTCGGTGGTCTGGTCGCGATTGATGATCTGTCTTTCAATGCCAACAAGCGTGAAATTACAGCCATCATCGGCCCGAACGGGGCAGGGAAAACCACTGTGTTTAACTGCCTGACCGGGTTCTACGTTCCGACCGAGGGTCGCCTGACCCTTCATGCCGACGATGGCCCGCGGTTGCTGGAACGGACCGAAGGGTTCCGCATTCCACGTAACAAAGGTGTTGCCCGCACGTTCCAGAACATCCGCCTGTTTACCGGGATGACGGTTCTGGAAAACCTGATCGTTGCCCAGCATAACCGGTTGATGGAGGCCTCTGCGTTCTCTCTTGCCGGTTTGTTCAACCTTGGCAAATATGCCAAGGCGGAAAAGGAAGCGGTCGAAAAGGCTGAGTTCTGGCTGGAGAAGGTTGGTCTGTATGCGCAGGCTGACTGGAATGCCGGTAACCTGCCATATGGTTCCCAGCGTCGCCTGGAAATCGCACGTGCCATGTGCACCGACCCGTCACTGCTTTGTCTGGACGAACCGGCTGCGGGCCTTAACCCGCGTGAGTCGGCGGAACTGAACGTTCTGTTGCAGAGCATCCGTGATGATCAGGGCGTTGGCTGCCTTCTGATCGAGCATGATATGAGCGTTGTCATGCAGATTTCCGACCATGTGATCGTTCTTGATTACGGTAAAAAGATTGCCGATGGCAATCCAGAAGCCGTCAAGAATGATCCGGCTGTTATCCGCGCCTATCTTGGCGAAGAAGAGGATGACGAGCTTCCGCCGGAAGTTGCTGCCGACCTTCATCTTGATCCGAAAGCGCAGTGA
- the livM gene encoding high-affinity branched-chain amino acid ABC transporter permease LivM, whose protein sequence is MSAAFASSRTNGSEVVKELAFFAVIALLMSVMLLGVETVDRPTGLELAVRWDLVLIAIGATVIGRLGLIFRRENISRLGQAVLITLSAVAVFEMFVRFRELDDRWVSPVVLDMAFGSVVSTIVGIAFVAIIFATAYFTMKDKTAADVDESAKLSSKIQLAYRSNTKKIGLIGIIFFIIFPFIFGEDRSAIDLATLVMIYIMLGWGLNIVVGLAGLLDLGYVAFYAVGAYSYALLSQNFDLSFWLCLPLAGIFAASFGIILGFPVLRLRGDYLAIVTLGFGEIIRVVLINWYDLTGGPDGISSIERPSFFGLADFSRRVPDGAIGFNELFGMEYSSMHRLIFLYYLILVLALVTNFVTLRLRKLPIGRAWEALREDEIACRSLGINPTNTKLSAFAIGAMFGGFAGAFFATRQGFISPESFTFLESAVILAIVVLGGMGSQIGVVLAAIVMIGFPEMFRELAEYRMLIFGAGIVAIMLWRPRGLLSFRDPTILLNMSQKEKVAGEIK, encoded by the coding sequence ATGTCTGCTGCATTTGCTTCTTCTCGTACCAATGGCTCGGAAGTGGTCAAGGAACTTGCGTTCTTTGCCGTGATCGCGCTGTTGATGTCGGTCATGCTCCTTGGTGTCGAGACGGTTGACCGCCCGACCGGTCTGGAACTGGCCGTGCGTTGGGATCTTGTCCTGATTGCAATCGGTGCAACCGTGATCGGGCGTCTTGGCCTGATTTTCCGCCGCGAGAACATTTCACGTCTCGGCCAGGCCGTTCTGATTACGCTTTCTGCCGTTGCCGTTTTTGAAATGTTCGTACGTTTCCGCGAACTTGATGACCGCTGGGTTTCGCCGGTTGTTCTTGATATGGCGTTTGGCAGTGTGGTCAGTACCATCGTTGGTATCGCGTTTGTGGCGATCATTTTTGCCACGGCCTATTTCACGATGAAAGACAAGACCGCGGCTGATGTCGATGAAAGCGCCAAACTGTCGTCCAAAATCCAGTTGGCGTATCGTTCGAACACCAAGAAAATCGGTCTGATCGGGATTATCTTCTTTATCATTTTCCCGTTCATCTTTGGCGAAGACCGTTCCGCGATCGACCTTGCGACCCTTGTGATGATTTACATCATGCTGGGGTGGGGGCTGAATATCGTGGTTGGTCTGGCCGGTCTTCTGGATCTGGGATATGTGGCGTTCTATGCGGTCGGGGCGTACTCCTATGCATTGCTGTCACAGAACTTCGATCTGAGCTTCTGGCTTTGCCTGCCATTGGCCGGTATCTTTGCGGCAAGCTTCGGAATTATCCTTGGCTTCCCGGTTCTGCGTCTGCGCGGTGACTATCTTGCGATCGTGACCCTCGGGTTCGGCGAGATTATCCGCGTTGTTCTGATCAACTGGTATGACCTTACCGGTGGTCCGGACGGGATTTCATCGATTGAACGTCCGAGCTTCTTTGGACTGGCCGATTTTTCGCGGCGTGTTCCGGATGGGGCGATTGGCTTTAACGAGCTGTTCGGCATGGAATACTCGTCCATGCATCGCCTGATCTTCCTGTACTACCTGATCCTTGTGCTGGCACTGGTGACGAACTTCGTGACCCTGCGTCTGCGCAAACTGCCGATCGGTCGTGCATGGGAAGCGCTTCGCGAAGACGAGATCGCCTGCCGTTCGCTTGGCATCAACCCGACCAACACCAAGCTGTCGGCATTTGCCATCGGCGCGATGTTTGGTGGCTTTGCCGGTGCATTCTTTGCAACCCGTCAGGGCTTTATCAGCCCGGAAAGCTTCACCTTCCTTGAATCAGCTGTGATTCTTGCGATTGTGGTTCTGGGCGGCATGGGCAGCCAGATCGGCGTCGTGTTGGCGGCAATTGTGATGATCGGTTTCCCGGAAATGTTCCGTGAACTCGCCGAGTATCGCATGCTGATCTTCGGGGCAGGTATTGTTGCCATCATGCTCTGGCGTCCGCGCGGTCTGTTGTCCTTCCGTGATCCGACCATTCTGCTCAATATGAGCCAGAAAGAAAAAGTTGCCGGAGAAATCAAATGA
- a CDS encoding branched-chain amino acid ABC transporter permease gives MDWAYFLQQLINGLTLGAIYGLIAIGYTMVYGIIGMINFAHGEIYMIGAFHSLITFLICQAAGISGILPLTLLLMLFVSMVLTSVYGWGVERVAYRPLRGSFRLAALISAIGMSIFLQNFVQISQGARVKPMQPLVEGGITLMESANFDVQLSYMQIVIIVLTFVLMVVFSLLIAKTSLGRAQRACEQDRTMAGLLGVNVDRTISTTFVMGAALASVAGMMVTLYYGVIDFYIGFLAGVKAFTAAVLGGIGSLPGAMLGGLLIGLIEAFWSGYLTIEYKDVATFGILVLVLIFRPWGLLGKPEVEKV, from the coding sequence ATGGATTGGGCTTATTTCCTACAACAATTGATCAATGGTCTGACGCTGGGGGCCATTTATGGTCTGATCGCCATCGGTTACACGATGGTTTATGGCATTATTGGCATGATCAACTTTGCGCACGGTGAGATCTATATGATCGGTGCGTTCCATTCCCTGATTACCTTCCTGATCTGTCAGGCTGCCGGTATCAGCGGAATTCTACCTCTTACCCTTCTTTTGATGCTGTTCGTTTCAATGGTTCTGACCTCTGTCTATGGTTGGGGCGTGGAACGGGTGGCATATCGGCCGCTGCGCGGCTCATTCCGTCTGGCAGCCCTTATTTCTGCCATCGGTATGTCCATTTTCCTGCAGAACTTCGTTCAGATTTCGCAGGGTGCGCGCGTGAAACCGATGCAGCCGCTTGTTGAGGGCGGCATTACCCTGATGGAAAGCGCGAATTTCGACGTTCAGCTGAGCTATATGCAGATCGTGATTATCGTTCTGACATTCGTGCTGATGGTTGTCTTCTCGCTGCTGATTGCCAAAACGTCCCTGGGCCGCGCACAGCGTGCCTGTGAGCAGGACCGTACGATGGCAGGCCTTCTGGGTGTTAACGTTGACCGCACCATCTCGACCACGTTTGTCATGGGTGCTGCCCTGGCATCGGTCGCGGGGATGATGGTGACGTTGTATTACGGCGTGATCGACTTCTATATCGGCTTCCTTGCCGGTGTTAAGGCGTTCACCGCAGCGGTTCTTGGCGGTATTGGATCTTTGCCGGGCGCAATGCTTGGTGGTCTTCTGATCGGTCTGATCGAGGCTTTCTGGTCGGGGTATCTCACGATTGAATACAAGGATGTCGCAACGTTTGGCATTCTGGTTCTTGTGCTGATCTTCCGTCCGTGGGGTCTGCTCGGCAAGCCGGAGGTGGAGAAAGTCTGA
- the mmsB gene encoding 3-hydroxyisobutyrate dehydrogenase: MANIGFIGLGNMGGPMAVNLVKAGHAVKVFDLSADAVAKAVEAGATKAASVGAAASDVEFVVTVLPAGKHVLGVYDGPDGVIAHAKPGTVLIDSSTIDVDSARKAAELARAAGLGVVDAPISGGTAGAAAGTLTFMVGGSEADFASAQPILAGMGSNIIHAGDSGAGQAAKICNNMVLGVSMIAVSEAFMLAKRLGLDAQKLFEVSSKASGQCWALTSYCPVPGPVPTSPANRDYQPGFAVDMMLKDLKLAQQASAASGATTPMGALAESLYALYSNGGNGGMDFSAIVKMLDGEK; encoded by the coding sequence CCTCGTGAAGGCCGGACATGCGGTCAAGGTCTTTGATCTGTCAGCAGATGCGGTGGCAAAGGCGGTGGAGGCCGGTGCCACAAAGGCGGCATCGGTCGGCGCAGCGGCCAGTGATGTCGAATTTGTTGTCACTGTTTTGCCCGCGGGCAAGCACGTGCTGGGCGTTTATGATGGGCCGGACGGTGTCATTGCACATGCCAAGCCGGGCACGGTTCTGATCGACAGTTCGACAATTGATGTGGACTCGGCCCGCAAGGCAGCCGAGCTGGCCCGTGCGGCGGGTCTTGGTGTGGTTGATGCCCCGATCTCTGGCGGGACGGCTGGTGCGGCGGCGGGTACGCTGACATTCATGGTTGGTGGATCTGAGGCGGACTTTGCCAGTGCACAGCCTATTTTGGCGGGCATGGGCAGCAATATCATCCATGCCGGTGATAGCGGTGCCGGGCAGGCGGCAAAGATCTGCAACAACATGGTGCTTGGTGTCAGCATGATCGCGGTTTCCGAGGCCTTCATGCTGGCAAAGCGCCTTGGCCTGGATGCCCAGAAACTGTTTGAGGTGTCTTCAAAGGCATCGGGTCAGTGCTGGGCCTTGACAAGTTATTGTCCGGTCCCGGGTCCGGTTCCGACGTCCCCGGCCAACCGCGATTATCAGCCGGGCTTTGCGGTAGATATGATGCTGAAAGATTTGAAGCTTGCCCAGCAGGCATCAGCGGCATCTGGTGCAACAACCCCGATGGGGGCGTTGGCCGAAAGCCTGTATGCGCTTTATTCCAATGGCGGCAACGGTGGTATGGACTTTTCAGCCATCGTTAAAATGCTTGATGGCGAGAAATAG